In Cryptomeria japonica chromosome 5, Sugi_1.0, whole genome shotgun sequence, the genomic window tgaaagaTTCTTAATTAGtccactagggatcaagtcttgttgagtgtacGAGTCTCAAATCATAAAGGATCAAGTCTTACTCCCATATTAGATAGGTGAAAGCATTTTGTAAATGATAACCCTAAAAGAATACTTAATAATTGAACAACTTTTAGGAATTTATAGGTCAACTATaacatgcaaaaaaataaaattgaaaatcttatCTTATAGGCCTTGGTAGAGTAGGCAGGCCCTATATACTGATCGCACGTTTTAGGTTGCCTTTCTAATATTTGACTAGGTTTAACCATATGATAAGATGAAATTCAACAATCGGTCATCTCCGTCCATCTCTTAAAGGAACACGGTGTTTACGCTTGGTTGCGTATTGAGGGTTTCCTCACGAAATAAACGAACAGCTGTCCTACCCAGGGCATCTTCGGCACGTTGAAATTTAAAATCCGTGAAATCATTTCAAtaatttttatttgcttttatgtAAAACTCCTTTAAAATGGTGTCAAATTTGTCCCAGCAGAAGAAGAGAGATTGATTTGAATGAGCTACAGCAACTATTCTGCAGATTTTGAGGTAAATCTTGTTTATTGTTTTTCTGTCTTCGCTATTGGTTTTCAAGCGTTTTGGTGGCCATGAGATAAAGATCTTTGGTTTTtttcaaaagaattggaagatcttTATATTTATAGAGAAAAGGAGTTTCTGAGATTTGTTGGTTGAAATTATGGAATAAGTAGAATCTGTTAGCCCTTTTCGCTATATCTCAgtgcttttctatctttatttattcATTCTAAGTTATGTCTCGAGTTTGTGCATGTATTTTATGGAATCTATAGGTTTCAAGGGTTTCTCTTCTAAGTTTTTGAATTGTAATTTGAATAAAATTAGAGAAGTTATGGTTAATGGGCTTGTTTTGAGTCAATCTTATATTTATAAGCAGATGAAATGAATGGTTCATGTAGCATTCATTGTATTTTGTAAGGACTCATCTCATCATTATTATGTTTTCACACAACAAAGCTCTCATTTTGCTATCCCATTTTGTGGGTGTCATATAAATTCTATAAATAAGCAGGTTTTGAGTATGAATGGTGTTATGATTTGTGGTTACATGGACAGCAAGTCTCAGGCTGTGGACATTTAGGTTCTTCTGCTGCCCTCAACTACTTGGCAGATATGAAATGTTATACCATAAATGCCATGGGTCAAAGGGGTTAACCAACCTGAAGTTGGCTGAGTGCATAAATGACCTGGAATTAGTTGAGTAGGTTGAGGAACTGGCTTTTAGAAGTTAGGGCTATGATCTCTAGGCATTGAACCACTGGGGTGTGTCCTCCCAAAATCTCTGCTTTTTTGGGATGCAGGACTTGGGGAAATGTCCCTCCGCCACACCGCCATCACCGCTGAGACATCAGGGATGGCGAGATGTCCCAAGGACTTCCAGGAGTCCTCTGGCCATCCTGGGGACTCCTAGAAAGTTTCTTGTTGTTCACAGTTTTAAACTCCCAACCCTAAACAAAAAATGgtgaaaaatttgtaaaaatgtgactAGTAAGGAAGGCTTGTGAGGTTTTGAAGGCCTTATATGTGCTTGTTGGCAGGGGCTTTTCCCTCTGATCCTGTGGGGGTGCTGCCTCTTAACCTCGCTGGGGGCTCTTCACCCAAACCCCCACAAGGGGTGCTGCTCCTTGACCCTGTTGGAGGCGCTACCCCAAActcccacaaggggcactacctcTTAACCCCAAACCTCCACCCACAATTCTAATTGTCATTATCATCTTTTTTATGTTTATTAGTTTAAACTTCACTGCTAAGTTACCGGTACTTCAGGTTTTGCCCCCGAATCCGGATACGATACGTATCGGATTCGGATTCGCCTCGGAATCCCTGTGGATTCGGACAGGGTACTGATTTTTGCCTCCTGAAACGCATCCGTTTTTGGAGTCCCGATTCCAGACGCATCCGGTGTAGACGTGGCGATTCCATAAGGTTTTTTTGACGAATCCGCATCGGACACAAATTTCGAGGGTTTTTTTACGGGTCGAATCATGTCTTTTCACGTTTTAAACCTAAAGCAAAGCTAAAATTAAAAAACGCGAAATCATTATTCCACGCGAAACAGTGAGAGGAAAATCGAAAAATGCAGGTTTGAGAGGAGGCGCGACGACAGAGGTGAGAGGAGGCGCTAGGGCAGGAGGCGCAACGGAGGCGCGACGGCACAGAGGCTTCGACGGAGGCGCTAGGGCAGGAGGCGCAACGGAGGCGCGACGACGGCACAGAGGCGCGACGCCACAAAGGCACGACGGAGGCACGAGGACGGCACAGAGAGGGGAGACGGGAGGTGCCAGGCAGGAGGGCGACGGCCGACAACCAGCGcaggttttaaattttaaattttttttaagtttgttaAAATAATGATCATAGtttgttaaaaaattaaattttattatagtttttaaaaaaatttattagtttgtaaaattttattatagtttttaaaaaaatttattagtttgtaaaattttattatagtttatttaataatttatataaaatttaaaaattaaatttaataatttatttaaaatgaaagtaattaaattttaatttttaattacacAAATTATTATAAACTATAGTTTGTTTAATAAACTATTAAACAAACTATAGTCTATAATAATTTgtgtaattaaaaattaaaatttaattactttcattttaaataaattattaaatttaattttatatatttaacatttagaatctattgtttactattaatttattaaatattaataattattttttaatttgttgtagaaatcataatggcaacgactactagctctactcctcaacggactttcaaaactgacccaaattcacctttatggaaatatgtcaaaataatagaccaagtaaaaggtggtggaacatttttatggatatgcaacttctgtagtacgaaaaaaactagctcctacagtcgtgtcaaagcccatttttgtgccattccccaacaaggaatcaaaccatgtctaggaaagaatggaaatgggatgtcacctcaagaaatagcaggatatattagagagcaagaggaagcagatgcaagagttggtcgtgcctcaaaccatcctttgttgacaggaagaggaagtaaatcaaagaggccccctacttctccatcttatagcgattttcctgatatcgtggtagagagccacccattcttggacccaattagtgaagaacctgttattgtgaagagaagcaagggaccattagagagagcatttaagaatgatgctagagagattgcagatcaatccgttggaagatgtctatatgcaaacggtttgtcatttaatgtggtacgatcaccatattggcaggatatgttgaaaaaggtaaatgaggctccacaagggtacatagggccaggttatgagaaggtgcgtagcaccttactagcaaaggaggtaaaaaacatagacaatgcattggctcccattagaaattcatggaaacaaacaggggtgtccatcatttcagatggatggaaggataccaaaaatcggccattaattaatgtaattgcagtgtgccctaaaggggcaatgtttctgaaagctgtggattgtgagggacagatgaaggatgcacaatttattgctaacatccttatacaatgcattcaggatgtgggacctcaaaatgttgtccaagtaataacggacaatgcaaagaattgtagagctgcaggtatgttgattgagacacggtttgaacacatattttggacaccttgtgctgtccactctctcaacctcatgctacaaaagataggcaggaaaatagattggatcaaacaaatttatgttgaggctgaagagatccaaatgttcatcacaaaccataacatgtcacaggccattttcagatcattttcacagttggagttgctaaaggtaattgaaacacttcaatttttaaaatctacatttcactttgatggttacttaatttttttttttttatcatgtcttctttgtattctaatttttatttttaatttttgaataggttgccgagacccgatttgcatccaacacaatcgtcttgaggcgacttgtgaaggtgcgacagccacttgctagcatggtaattagtcaaagttggtccctatggaggcaatccaatactgaaagggcagcaaatgtaaagcgcatgatcctagatgacacttggtgggatcgagtggaatatcttttgagtttcactgagcccatcatgagtatgatccgttatactgacatggatcacccatgtttgggagaggtatatgatggcattgactcgatgattgagaaaatgaaagccatcatcaatgcaaaagagcaagatcccgaagaaactttcttcaaagaggttcaatcaatttgtgttgagcggtggaacaaaatgaccaccccactacatcttcttgcatttgcattgactcccaaattttatagtgatgaaatgcttgctaagccatcaagggtaccaccatatagagattcagaagtcagtgaagggtgtaggacagcacttactaaactcttcccagattctgaaatggaggatttaatgacaagtgagtttgctgattttgtagcctccaatggtcaaagtgtttccgctctccgtgacaagtataaaaaggattctcatgcttggtggtacctcaatggccatacatcaccaaaccttcaaactcttgcaatcaaagttttatcgcaagtaagtttcataatttttattgctctctaaatttagattttttactattttataattgtcaccctctcactttgtgtcaattattcaataggttgctagttcctcttcatctgagcgaaattggagcacatactcctttatccactcagtgaaacgcaaccgactggcagcaagtaaggcagaagagctcgtttatgtgcattcaaacttgcgccttcttactcataaacaaaatgagtataaggatgggagcacaaagttttgggatgtagatccagagcgaactgatttggatttttcagctgccacacaatctttactttctggggagtctgatagccaatgtgctgctagtgcaagtggcagtgaggctgcatgtggttccagtactctacctacatcatctaat contains:
- the LOC131042228 gene encoding uncharacterized protein LOC131042228; this translates as MATTTSSTPQRTFKTDPNSPLWKYVKIIDQVKGGGTFLWICNFCSTKKTSSYSRVKAHFCAIPQQGIKPCLGKNGNGMSPQEIAGYIREQEEADARVGRASNHPLLTGRGSKSKRPPTSPSYSDFPDIVVESHPFLDPISEEPVIVKRSKGPLERAFKNDAREIADQSVGRCLYANGLSFNVVRSPYWQDMLKKVNEAPQGYIGPGYEKVRSTLLAKEVKNIDNALAPIRNSWKQTGVSIISDGWKDTKNRPLINVIAVCPKGAMFLKAVDCEGQMKDAQFIANILIQCIQDVGPQNVVQVITDNAKNCRAAGMLIETRFEHIFWTPCAVHSLNLMLQKIGRKIDWIKQIYVEAEEIQMFITNHNMSQAIFRSFSQLELLKVAETRFASNTIVLRRLVKVRQPLASMVISQSWSLWRQSNTERAANVKRMILDDTWWDRVEYLLSFTEPIMSMIRYTDMDHPCLGEVYDGIDSMIEKMKAIINAKEQDPEETFFKEVQSICVERWNKMTTPLHLLAFALTPKFYSDEMLAKPSRVPPYRDSEVSEGCRTALTKLFPDSEMEDLMTSEFADFVASNGQSVSALRDKYKKDSHAWWYLNGHTSPNLQTLAIKVLSQVASSSSSERNWSTYSFIHSVKRNRLAASKAEELVYVHSNLRLLTHKQNEYKDGSTKFWDVDPERTDLDFSAATQSLLSGESDSQCAASASGSEAACGSSTLPTSSNVNDDVDLDLPSDPYDAIADY